Genomic DNA from Parvivirga hydrogeniphila:
ATGCTGTACGCGAGATCGGGAGGTCTGTGGCATGGACCCCTGAGGAGCGCAAAGGCGTCGCTCGGAATTTGCACCTCTTCGGTCACATGCGGACAGAGGGGGGTATCCGCCTGGTATTCGAGCATGACGTGCGAGGCGCCTACCCCGAGACGCTGGTTGCTGATAGTCAAGGGCGCATGCGCAAGCTGGACCTCGGAGCCGATGTGTGCGGCCTTGTGGATGCGAGTGATGGGAGTGACGCGATGATCCTGTTGAGTGACCATAGGTCCCACACGTTCTCTATCTACGATGTCGGCAGCGGAAAGCGCGTTGTGCAAATCGACGCAGGCATCACGCACGGGGATGTCGAGTTGGCGATTCCTTGCGATTTCGACGGCGATGGGAGCCGAGACGTGATCATGTTCGCTCCGACCATGGAGGCCGATGTCACAGGGCTTCCCGGGTGGCAGATGGGGATCGCCAAAGGACTTGATGGTGGGGGTCTTGGACCAGTGGTCTGGAACAGATTCTCGCTGCAGCCGCTCTCGGTGCAGGTCGTCGACCTGGATGAGAACGGTCGCGACGAGATAGTGCTCGGGCTCGACGACGGACAGCGTGGGTGCGTGCAGATTCTTGGCGTCCGCTGAGCGTCTCACGCTCGTCTATAATCACATCTCGTGTTGTCTTTCGCTATGACGAGATTGTGGAGCCACCCATGCCTTCGCTCGATGACATCCCTCGTACAATCTGGTGGCAAGACGGGCGCGTGATGCTCGTCGACCAGTCGCGGTTGCCGCTCCAGGGCGACCTTCTCGCCTGCAACACCTACGAGGGCGTTTGTCAGGCGATCAAGGGCATGGCGGTCCGGGGCGCTCCCGCGCTCGGCGTCGCTGCTGCGCTCGGGGTCGCGCTCTGGGCCACGACCGAGGGGGCGGACATCGACGACATCGATGCGTTCCTTGCACGGCTCGACGAGGTGGCGGGGGAGATCGCGGCAACGCGGCCGACGGCGGTGAATCTCGCGTGGGGCGCAGAGCGCATGCGCCGCTTCGCTCACGACAACGCCGATGCGGGCCTGTCCGAGCTTCGCGACCTGCTCGTGCAGGAGGCGCTCCGCATCCGCGCCGAGGACGAGGAGCGCAACCGCGCCATCGGCGCTCACGGAGCTGCGCTCATCGAGCCGGGCAGCCGCATCCTCACGCACTGTAACGCCGGTTCGCTCGCCACCGCGTACTACGGCACAGCGCTCGGCGTCATCTTCACAGCGCACCAGCAGGGCAAGGTCGAAGGCGTGTGGGTGGACGAGACACGGCCGGTGCTGCAAGGCGCGCGGCTCACCGCCTGGGAGCTCAAGCTGGCGGGCGTCCCCTTCAAGCTCATCACAGACAACATGGCCGCAAGCATCATGCGTGCGGGCCTCGTGGATGCGGTGATCGTCGGCGCGGACCGCATCGCCGCGAACGGCGACGTTGCGAACAAGATCGGCACCTACGGGCTTGCGGTGCTCGCGAAGGAGCACGGGATCCCCTTCTACGTCGCGGCGCCGACCTCCACGGTCGACCTCACGCTCGAAAGCGGCGATGACATCGTCATCGAGGAGCGCGACCCCCGCGAAGTGCTCGGCGTGACGGCCTCGGGCGTCATCGAGCCGGACTCGGCGAGTGCGCAGCGCGCCTTCGATGCGCTCACGGAGAACGGCCCGTACACGGTGCCAATCCAGAAGGGCCATCAAATGGTGATCGAGCGCAAAGGCGCGGCGTACCGCTTCGACGGCTGGTTCCGCGTCGCGCCGCCGAACATCGAGGTGTACAACCCTGCGTTCGACGTCACGCCTGCGGCGTACGTGACCGCGATCGTCACCGAGCGCGGCGTCGTGCGGGCGCCGTACGAAGAGGCGCTGGCGAGCGCGTGCTGCGGTTCGGGCGCCATCCACGAGCTGTAGGGAGGCGCGCGTGCCGCTCGGCGAGCTCTTGGGCGTCATCGCCACGATCCTCGGCTATGTTGCCATCGGCGTGGCGCTCAGGGTCACCGGGGTGCTCAAGCCCGAGGACGCCAAGCCGCTCAACGCAGTCCTGCTCAACGTCGGGCTGCCTGCGCTCGTGTTCTCGTCCGTGCATGGCGCGAAGATCGAGCGTTCGCTCGCTCTCGTGCCTGCGCTCGCGTGGGTGGTTGCGCTCGTGGGGCTCGCGGCGGCGCTCCTGCTTGCACGCGTCCTGAAGCTTCCGCCGGCGGCAGCAGGGGCGTTCGTGCTCGCGGCGGTGTTCGGCAACACGGGCTACATCGGGTATCCGGTGGCGCACGCGCTTCTCGGCGAGCCGGGGCTCGTGCGGGCGATCTTCTCGGACATATTCGGCAACACGCTTGCGATGATTGCGGTCGGTGCGCTGGTCGCGGCACGCATCGCGCGGCACGAGGCCGACGTCCGCCCGCTCAAGGAGATAGTGACGTTCCCACCGTTCGTCGCGCTCGCACTGGCGTTGGCGACGCGCGGCGTCGACGTTCCAATCGCGTTCATGGACTGGTTAGGCGCGCTCGGTAGGATCGTGGTACCGCTGATCATGATCTCGGTGGGCCTGTCGCTCAGGCCGCGGAAGCTCAAGGACCAGGCGGGGGT
This window encodes:
- the mtnA gene encoding S-methyl-5-thioribose-1-phosphate isomerase; translated protein: MPSLDDIPRTIWWQDGRVMLVDQSRLPLQGDLLACNTYEGVCQAIKGMAVRGAPALGVAAALGVALWATTEGADIDDIDAFLARLDEVAGEIAATRPTAVNLAWGAERMRRFAHDNADAGLSELRDLLVQEALRIRAEDEERNRAIGAHGAALIEPGSRILTHCNAGSLATAYYGTALGVIFTAHQQGKVEGVWVDETRPVLQGARLTAWELKLAGVPFKLITDNMAASIMRAGLVDAVIVGADRIAANGDVANKIGTYGLAVLAKEHGIPFYVAAPTSTVDLTLESGDDIVIEERDPREVLGVTASGVIEPDSASAQRAFDALTENGPYTVPIQKGHQMVIERKGAAYRFDGWFRVAPPNIEVYNPAFDVTPAAYVTAIVTERGVVRAPYEEALASACCGSGAIHEL
- a CDS encoding AEC family transporter, with translation MPLGELLGVIATILGYVAIGVALRVTGVLKPEDAKPLNAVLLNVGLPALVFSSVHGAKIERSLALVPALAWVVALVGLAAALLLARVLKLPPAAAGAFVLAAVFGNTGYIGYPVAHALLGEPGLVRAIFSDIFGNTLAMIAVGALVAARIARHEADVRPLKEIVTFPPFVALALALATRGVDVPIAFMDWLGALGRIVVPLIMISVGLSLRPRKLKDQAGVVAAVAAVKLVVLPLVGLLAARLILRDEASARVVVLEASVPTMMMAVIMGHRFDLDTDLIASAVLVTTVVSVVAIPVWQMLV